A stretch of DNA from Kazachstania africana CBS 2517 chromosome 3, complete genome:
taaaatattgaaaatgtaCATTAAAATTGACCTTGATGTATATATAATCGTAGTACGCCTAGGTGTTCAAAATTcacaagaaaattatttaactTTAATTAGATAATGGGTACGCCATTAAATCTTTTGTGTTATTACagaaataatatcaatactATGCAAAAAAGGCAGCATAAGAGCAATTAAGTGTGAAAATACCTTTCAACTTAGCTAAGATACTGGCCACGACTATGACATGAAGATTAGATTGTTCATTTCAGATTAAAGTGAATAGTTCACGGAGAGCAAACCCCAGTATCTTAGCAGTAGAATGGATGACCGCGTTACTGTcttaatttcttgtttcAGTAAGTAGCCAACCAAGGACAAGGGAGAACCGTCAGGCATCCGTGCCTAGAAATTGTGACTCATATATCGTTGTTGGGTATGAAAgacagaagaagaggaacCAAACAACGCAAAAAGCGCATGATATATTCCTAATTCTCAACATCGAAAAGAAAACCTATAATTGAAGAAGTGGGGATAAGGAAAACAAATATATGACAAGAGGAAGCTATTTAATAGCTTAAACAAATATGCTACATAAAAATCTGCTGAGTAAAGTTCCAATTAGATGAATATTCGGTTTAGTCTAGATGTCCGTGATCTATTATACTTAAAGTCTGAGTCGGGTAATACGCGCTTgcacttttttttttctaattttgttTGTGACGGCTTCACTACgccaaaattttcacctTGCGATGCGTTCGGTAGACGAACTGCGAATGTATCGCATCTCACTATCTATAAGCTGTTTGCAATAGAAAACTTTTATCGCAAATCCAGTCTTGTATTTTGCCAACATCCTCATATCGCTCTGTGTTAATAAGTCAACAAAGGAACATAATCTCATAGGACTAAGTTTCACCTCGAAGACATTCCTTACTAAAATTTCCTTATATGATAAAAAGATTACACTCTATTTCGATGAACACTTTGCCAGAATTATTTAATACcagaattttgaaagttaAACCAGAAAGTATTCACTTCACGCCTGAATCTGTCATCGATGGAACTTTACCAACCATTTCACACCCTCAAACAGAAGCCTTCTTGTTGGAAGCCGCCAAGATTATAAGAGACACGGATCAGACTGTAGCTTTTCCTACAGAAACCGTATACGGTTTAGGTGGATCTGCACTCAATGATGAGGCtgttaaaaatatatataaggcGAAAAATAGGCCAAGTGATAACCCTCTTATTACTCATGTTTCATCGATAAATCAACTAAATAGGAAGATATTCAATCGAGATACTAAAGTCCACATGCAAAATATTCCCGAAATTTATCATCCTTTGATTGAAAAGTTATGGCCAGGGCCATTGACCATTCTCCTACCGATTCCTCCATCAGAAAAAAACAGTTTATCTAAACTAACAACGGCAAATCAGCCAACATTTGCCGTCCGCATTCCATCAAATCCGGTAGCAAGAGCATTGATTGCATTAAGTGATACACCAATTGCTGCGCCCTCTGCGAATGCATCGACTAGGCCTTCCCCTACTCTTGCCTCTCACGTATACCATGACTTAAATTCTAGAATTCCTTTAATTTTAGATGGGGGAGCTTGCAAAGTTGGTGTCGAAAGCACGGTTGTAGATGGGTTGGTCGACCCTCCAATGTTGTTACGTCCAGGAGGTTTTACCTATGAAGATATCATAAAGCTAGGTGGTCCAAAATGGGCCAATTGCAAAGTGGAACATAGAAAAAATGTCACAgctaatgaaaaagttaGAACTCCAGGGATGAAGTATAAGCACTATTCACCATCGGCAAAGGTTCTTCTCATGTTGCctgatgaaaagaaagtgaaTAAACTGGATTCCTTCGgccaaatatttcaacGAGAACTAACTAAAGATAGTACGGAAAGAAATGAGGCCCCGAAGAAAATAGCTATTCTAACAACCAGATATCTGGATGCACTTCAACCTgatcttttaaaagaattcaataatgaaattgagtACATTGTTCAATCGCTAGGCCACAGAGGAGAAGACATCCAAGCGAATCTCTTTGCAGCATTGAGAAAGGTTGATGAGATTGACAAAGttgatttaatttttgtgGAGGGCatcaatgaagaagacgaagGACTAGCTGTCATGAATAGATTAGAGAAAGCAGCTGCCGGTAATTACATTCTTTTTTAAGTCAGTTCATTTTATGTATTATACAAAGCGATTAACTTTTAGAGGTTTTCacaatgattttatttaaGTAATATTATTCACTCGATAAAATATATACGtataagaaaatataatttaaaattttatataatttgcTCTATAGTACAGgagtttaatttttttttcacttttttttgagtTATAACCATTTAAATGTTTGGAGATTCATCATGCTGCTAGTTATATGCTTATTTTGGTTCCACGTTATAGCGTAATCTAATACCCATTGCTGTTAATTCAGAATCTAGATATTTCAATACAAATGGGATTGCAACCGTCGTAGTGTTATTACCACCCACAAATTTGTTACCTTGACCGTCTTCCCAGATTTGTGAATCGTCAATGAAAATACTGTCTTCGCCCTCATAAGATGCAATCAGTTGCTTGGCCTCTTCAAATGTAGCGGCACAGCGACGGCAGAATACTTGTGAAGAAGCACCAATTCTTGGAACACTTTGCTGAGTGGTCAATATGGAGCCACACTCACGACAGATAGATGTCTGTGTATAATCTGAGGAGTTCAATAAACGGTCTTGTAATATAAATGAGGTACCGTGACCAATCAAAGCATCTCTTTCCATTTCACCGACACGAATACCACCATGTCTCTTTCTACCTTTAACTGGTTGCATTGTTAAACTATTAACAGGACCAGTTGAACGAACTTGGAACTTATCGTTAACCATATGACGCAATCTTTGATAGTAAACTACACCAACATAGATATCGGCTCTTAGTTCTTCACCAGTAGCGCCCGAATACATTGGCTCGTTACCGTGGTAATTATAACCTGCCTTTATCAGTTGATCACCGAAATAATCCGCAGGCgtgtcattttcatcgaATATCCATGGTGTAGCGTCCTGTGCAATACCATGTAGGGAACCTGCCTTACCAGCCAAAGATTCAACAAACATACCAATAGTCATACGAGATGGGAAAGCGTGAGGATTAATGATGACATCTGGTTGAATACCAGTCTCACTAAATGGCATATCAATGGTTGGCCATTTTCTGGAACAAACACCCTTTTGACCATGTCTGGAAGAAAACTTGTCACCAATTTGAGGAGTTCTCCTGATACGATATTTGATACTAACAGTTTGTAACTCCTGGAATTTATTAGAATCATCTCCGATCAAGTTAACTTCTTCGATGTAAGCTGGTTCAGATGAGTGATACGTCTTGGTCTTTGTCTTATTTAAGGTATCATCGAAGTATGCACAAATTGGATCACCTTCTTCAACGTAAGTACCAATATATGGTAaaccatcatcatctaaCTTGTCTAACCATTCCTTTGGCCATTCATCATTACCAAAACCGAAGTGCTGAGTAATTGGATCACCGCGGTTTCTGTTTAGTGCAAGATCGACCTTTTCCACCTTATACATTGTACCGTAAGCGAAACCCCTTTCGTCTGCGGACTTGTTAATAATCATCGCATCGTCCATATCATAACCGGTGTAAGAAATAACCGCAACGACTGCATTTGTACCATTTGGGAAATTGTCCATACCGTATTCATCGTATAGGTTAGCCTTGACAATAGGAGTCTGACCAGATTGCAGTCTATATAACTTGTTATCTGAACGATGACATAATGCAACACCAGGGGTACCCATAGTTTGTTTACCCATTTGACATTGATACATATTTCTTGGAGATTGATTGAAATCAGAGAATGGCGTTAAGTTGGCTAAAATAGATAAAATGTTTGTTGGTGTAAATTCAACATGAgaatgaatattattttcaatttcttgaggAGTGACTGCAATATTCATGTAAACTTGCTCGAAAGGACCAACAATATCCTCTTTGTCTAAAGGTAAGTAGCGAACAGGACGCATCATTCTTGAGTGTCCGGCAAATAAATATAGACCTGGGTATTGTCCCTTGGTAGATGGTGGTACGTAACCAATTTCTAGATCTAGAGGTAATCCAGGCGTTTTACCTTCAACTTTGAGGAATCTTAAAGTATCAGCAATAATCTTACCTTGTTCATGAGAGACACAACCGATGATCTTACCGTCCAATTGGACACAACATAAAGATGGACCAGCAGCAAAAGTATGAGATGCCGGAGCAACGCCTAATGAGTATAATAAGGGTGCGACCTGTGACACATCGGATTGTTTGGTAGAGATACGACACTTGTGGGCAAAATGGTTTAACAAACCACAAGGAGAACCATCCGGTGTATGTACTGGACATAAGAAACCCCATGATTCAGGTAATAATTTTCTGACGGCTGTGGTCTTTAATTGAGCAAAGAAAGAACCTCTATGAACCATTCTAAAATGTGAAATGAAACGAtgaaaattaattttttcgGCTACCACGACATAACCAGACACTTGTTGTAAATCTAGACCAGATTGAGAGACTAAATTACCGGTAGATAAAAAGTATTGCAATTTGGAACCGATGTTTTCGTTTACTCTCATTAAAACTCTAGACATATACTTACGATCTTTGAAGTTAATAGCCATACCACGATTGACATCTGTTCTGACTTGGGCCATAATACCTTGTAAATATTCATCgatcttttctttaataatCATACCATATAAGAAACCACCTAATAGAACTTCTTGATGTTGGGTCGCATCTGGATTATCTGGTGCACACTCACCAGCGACTAAAGAATACAATTTTCTGATCATGAATAATAACATTCTTAGCTTATCTTGATTGTTATTTTGACCCAAATGAACCAAGACAATACGGTTTATAACTTCTTGACCAACTTCGTAATCCGATTTGTCAGGAGAAGCTTGGAAAACAAAACGGAACTTATCACCAAGGTATTGTAAAATTTGGGTTctattttgtaaagttGGGTATCTCTTCTTGAAACCACGTAGTAATAATTCCAAACGATCAGTTAAGAAAGAGTTAGCGGTATCAGAGCCGACAATaccatcaaaaatttctctatCAGATATATCATATAAGGCTTTCAAGATCATGACGACGGgaatcaaatattcattttttctcCAAGAAAATCTGAAAGTGACTTGACcatcatttaaataatgCAAAACGTTAGTTTGGGATGTTTGGTCTGGTCTAACAGATCTTATTTGAATACCATACTGGGAGTATGATGCACCTCTATTAACAAAAGAAGGTCTGATGATAGCCATTGGGTGGTTTCTACGTTGAACAATTAACATTCTGATCAATTTCTCGATACCGTTAATGATAAAGTAACCACCCATTTCATCTgattcttctctttcacGAACCAATTCGTGTGGtgataatttattcaaatgacATCTGTTACTTTGTAACATAACTGGTAATCCACCACAATCTCTAATTTCAGAGTAGGTTTCTTCACCATCATTAACAGACCATTTTAATTTCAACATCAATTTACCTTTATAGGTTGCTAATCTTTGTCTTGATTCACTTGGGAatacttttctttctaCTGCGGATGTGACACCATCATTAGACATAGGCTTAGCAATGGAGACTTGCTCCACGCTGACAGATAGTTTGTTACCTAAGTATCTGTTTTTCAACTCTTGTTcatcttctaaatttgaagGTTTACCATCAAAGATAACTTTTTCGCCAATATCTTTGACAGCAATATTCAAGAGGCCTCCATCAGAACCTTCTGTAAGAGCGTTGAAAGATCCGACATGAGGTTCGATAgcatctttcaataaggGAAATGCACTTTGATCCTTTGGAGGATTAATGAAACGAGATTCTCTCTCTAATGTACGGAAGTGAGCTGTTCTTGCGCCTTTTGGAGCCGATAGCTTCGTAACTTTGCTCATGATTACAGTATCAGCAGTGTTTATAGCAGCCTCAACCCTATAGAATGAATCTCTAATCAATATTCTTTAAATCAGAGATACAatgagatgagatgagcACTTcgagcaaaaaaaaaatttttatttctcttttttaagtttgaaaaatttccacTGACagaccaaaaaaaaaaaaaaaaaaataaaaaaaatagtttCTTACAGCGTCGTTGTAGATGATATTGGAAGCCAACTCACTTAAAATTCATTTTAGTTTGGGGATTCCATCAGAGTGAGTCTTGCCTCAAGCATTGATTTGAATGGTCAATATGGTCTGTATGCTACGCAGCATACTACGCAGCATAATACGCTGGTGTGTGGGGCAAGATGTATGTTTGTGAGTTCTTTCTTGTGCGATTCCGTCAAGAAATGATGCAGAGAAGAGATAAACGGGACTCGAAATGCATAAACGGCAGCTCGACAACTAGTCACACATTTTAAAAAGAGTGTAAGCCCATGAGGGATGATTAGATCCAGCAGCCATATGTATATGGATGTGCTTACAATTTGTATGGTATCTACAGTCCCAATCTTCATCTCATCCTCTTTCTTCCGCTTGAGAAAATGACGGAATCCCgttgaatttttctcttccttTGCCAACAGAGAAGAGAATAACTTTGGCATATCGTACAGTCATCGATCATTCTGGTCACCTTAACAGTACTCGTGACTAGTATAATTGCCTCAAGAGACAGCCTGAACCCCCTCTTATTTGCCGGAAAACcgaaaaatataatataatcATGTCACACCTTAGTGCTTCAGCCACAGGAAAGAACTATGACTCCATTATGAAAATCCTATTAATTGGTGACTCTGGCGTAGGGAAATCATGCCTTTTAGTGCGTTTTGTCGAGGACAAATTTA
This window harbors:
- the SUA5 gene encoding threonylcarbamoyladenylate synthase (similar to Saccharomyces cerevisiae SUA5 (YGL169W); ancestral locus Anc_8.111), which produces MIKRLHSISMNTLPELFNTRILKVKPESIHFTPESVIDGTLPTISHPQTEAFLLEAAKIIRDTDQTVAFPTETVYGLGGSALNDEAVKNIYKAKNRPSDNPLITHVSSINQLNRKIFNRDTKVHMQNIPEIYHPLIEKLWPGPLTILLPIPPSEKNSLSKLTTANQPTFAVRIPSNPVARALIALSDTPIAAPSANASTRPSPTLASHVYHDLNSRIPLILDGGACKVGVESTVVDGLVDPPMLLRPGGFTYEDIIKLGGPKWANCKVEHRKNVTANEKVRTPGMKYKHYSPSAKVLLMLPDEKKVNKLDSFGQIFQRELTKDSTERNEAPKKIAILTTRYLDALQPDLLKEFNNEIEYIVQSLGHRGEDIQANLFAALRKVDEIDKVDLIFVEGINEEDEGLAVMNRLEKAAAGNYILF
- the RPA135 gene encoding DNA-directed RNA polymerase I core subunit RPA135 (similar to Saccharomyces cerevisiae RPA135 (YPR010C); ancestral locus Anc_8.113) gives rise to the protein MSKVTKLSAPKGARTAHFRTLERESRFINPPKDQSAFPLLKDAIEPHVGSFNALTEGSDGGLLNIAVKDIGEKVIFDGKPSNLEDEQELKNRYLGNKLSVSVEQVSIAKPMSNDGVTSAVERKVFPSESRQRLATYKGKLMLKLKWSVNDGEETYSEIRDCGGLPVMLQSNRCHLNKLSPHELVREREESDEMGGYFIINGIEKLIRMLIVQRRNHPMAIIRPSFVNRGASYSQYGIQIRSVRPDQTSQTNVLHYLNDGQVTFRFSWRKNEYLIPVVMILKALYDISDREIFDGIVGSDTANSFLTDRLELLLRGFKKRYPTLQNRTQILQYLGDKFRFVFQASPDKSDYEVGQEVINRIVLVHLGQNNNQDKLRMLLFMIRKLYSLVAGECAPDNPDATQHQEVLLGGFLYGMIIKEKIDEYLQGIMAQVRTDVNRGMAINFKDRKYMSRVLMRVNENIGSKLQYFLSTGNLVSQSGLDLQQVSGYVVVAEKINFHRFISHFRMVHRGSFFAQLKTTAVRKLLPESWGFLCPVHTPDGSPCGLLNHFAHKCRISTKQSDVSQVAPLLYSLGVAPASHTFAAGPSLCCVQLDGKIIGCVSHEQGKIIADTLRFLKVEGKTPGLPLDLEIGYVPPSTKGQYPGLYLFAGHSRMMRPVRYLPLDKEDIVGPFEQVYMNIAVTPQEIENNIHSHVEFTPTNILSILANLTPFSDFNQSPRNMYQCQMGKQTMGTPGVALCHRSDNKLYRLQSGQTPIVKANLYDEYGMDNFPNGTNAVVAVISYTGYDMDDAMIINKSADERGFAYGTMYKVEKVDLALNRNRGDPITQHFGFGNDEWPKEWLDKLDDDGLPYIGTYVEEGDPICAYFDDTLNKTKTKTYHSSEPAYIEEVNLIGDDSNKFQELQTVSIKYRIRRTPQIGDKFSSRHGQKGVCSRKWPTIDMPFSETGIQPDVIINPHAFPSRMTIGMFVESLAGKAGSLHGIAQDATPWIFDENDTPADYFGDQLIKAGYNYHGNEPMYSGATGEELRADIYVGVVYYQRLRHMVNDKFQVRSTGPVNSLTMQPVKGRKRHGGIRVGEMERDALIGHGTSFILQDRLLNSSDYTQTSICRECGSILTTQQSVPRIGASSQVFCRRCAATFEEAKQLIASYEGEDSIFIDDSQIWEDGQGNKFVGGNNTTTVAIPFVLKYLDSELTAMGIRLRYNVEPK